One genomic segment of Linepithema humile isolate Giens D197 chromosome 5, Lhum_UNIL_v1.0, whole genome shotgun sequence includes these proteins:
- the LOC105676190 gene encoding NCK-interacting protein with SH3 domain yields MMEDNSARLAEDGYEVVKALYDFKATFAKTLSFRVGEHFILLQRNIKQKNWWQVVNRGGHLGYIPSNYVTAVKVQPQFVIDFLEDCILTLETEISKYSDSLHTDKHDLLAKLIEKKKQLEQGKKSKRQAPKPPDLECNVTSKETYSMTVSDNIEADVRSAPSNTSYATAQSTFHNNANADTIQASTQLPENERAQPLPRQSSSDTVQKVQTQITEVRKSCSQGSIKKECSSSPAKTSSPAKNNSSLQAINSRNAYQLLDQVRKNTQLSHDMSKVAVTVVVSGLRQMLPDAVSHYFDALLHQLQTPLTVSKMSIEETYDANRLKIIFTELTSCKEDSQQRSWMLHEDEAIIVEYIKELTEILTNADANVSKYILRQDRYNGVTILVQYYQMETRWTIRQLLLQSFGVMCSLDAVVLTIMLNSILPMELARDMRSNPRNVLKLNYSSLLLTMIFSMGEPMPVTHLEQLGPDFISFLLDLIETPPDTDLEDQIPDLFVNLILSYNLQFTTSENIVLNALRERTVAKTFTEKILFLFNREEDPVRIFDHEPQPPHSVLKLFIDLFSNDAIASLFYTNDVKVLVDIILRQLFDMFPGDKRRQYLELCRRVLRTSKYNEHHHRSEDLLKCFTRIFCEETSESQEDQQIVREISNEFPHLFKM; encoded by the exons ATGATGGAGGATAACAGTGCAAGGTTAG cTGAGGACGGCTATGAGGTGGTTAAAGCCTTGTACGATTTTAAGGCCACATTCGCCAAGACTCTCAGTTTTCGAGTAGgcgaacattttattttactgcaaCGTAATATCAAGCAAAAGAATTGGTGGCAAGTTGTAAATAGAGGAGGACATTTGGGTTACATACCATCCAATTATGTTACCGCTGTAAAg GTGCAGCCTCAGTTTGTAATTGATTTCTTGGAAGATTGTATACTAACTTTGGAAAcagaaattagtaaatataGTGATTCATTGCATACCGATAAACACGATTTACTAGCAAAGTTAATAGAAAAGAAGAAGCAACTCGAGCAAggtaaaaaatctaaaagacAAGCGCCTAAACCACCAGACTTAGAATGTAACGTTACATCCAAAGAAACATATTCCATGACTGTCAGTGACAATATTGAAGCAGATGTCAGATCAGCACCAAGTAATACCTCTTATGCAACGGCACAAAGCACTTTTCACAATAATGCAAATGCAGATACTATTCAAGCAAGTACACAACTACCTGAGAACGAACGTGCGCAACCACTTCCTCGTCAGTCGTCCTCAGACACTGTGCAGAAAGTCCAGACACAAATAACGGAAGTTCGTAAAAGCTGCTCTCAAGGTAGCATAAAAAAGGAATGCAGTAGCTCGCCAGCTAAAACCAGTTCGCCCGCCAAGAACAATTCGTCATTACAAGCCATAAACTCACGAAACGCTTATCAACTACTTGATCAAGTGCGCAAAAATACTCAACTAAGTCATGATATGTCAAAGGTGGCAGTCACAGTTGTTGTATCTGGCCTTCGGCAAATGCTGCCGGATGCTGTAAGTCATTATTTTGATGCTTTGCTGCATCAGCTACAAACACCACTGACTGTGTCAAAAATGAGTATAGAAGAAACTTATGACGCTAAtagattgaaaataatttttactgaaCTGACTTCATGTAAGGAAGATTCGCAGCAAAGAAGTTGGATGCTTCATGAAGATGAAGCTATTATCgtagaatatattaaagaattgaCTGAAATATtg actAATGCCGATGCAAatgtatcgaaatatattttgagacAAGATCGATATAATGGAGTAACAATATTGGTACAGTATTATCAGATGGAGACAAGATGGACTATTAGACAATTATTGTTGCAATCATTTGGAGTTATGTGCAGTTTGGATGCAGTGGTTCTAACTATAATGTTAAATAGTATTTTACCAATGGAACTAGCAAG AGATATGAGAAGTAATCCCAGaaatgtattgaaattaaattattcttctttGCTACTTACGATGATCTTTTCAATGGGTGAACCTATGCCAGTCACGCATTTGG AACAACTTGGTCCAGACTTTATATCGTTCCTTCTAGACCTAATAGAAACACCACCTGACACAGATTTAGAGGATCAGATCCCAGACTTGttcgtaaatttaatattatcctACAATCTGCAATTTACAACTTCTGAGAATATAGTTCTAAATGCCTTACGTGAACGGACTGTGGCCAAGACATTcactgaaaaaattttattcctttttaacAGAGAAG AGGATCCGGTACGAATATTTGATCACGAGCCGCAACCGCCGCACTCTGTGTTGAAACTCTTTATCGACTTGTTTAGTAATGATGCCATAGCAAGTCTCTTTTACACCAACGATGTGAAAGTTCTCGTCGATATTATACTGCGACAACTCTTCGATATGTTCCCGGGTGATAAG CGTAGACAATATTTAGAGCTTTGTCGCCGAGTCCTGCGCACATCAAAGTATAATGAACATCATCATCGATctgaagatttattaaaatgtttcacaAG GATATTTTGCGAGGAAACATCAGAGAGTCAAGAAGATCAGCAAATAGTACGTGAAATTAGCAATGAATTTCCACACCTGTTCAAGATGTGA